A stretch of Lactiplantibacillus brownii DNA encodes these proteins:
- a CDS encoding zinc metallopeptidase codes for MFYSFFDPTYLLVIIGLALSMAASSYVNRTFRHYDRYRSQSTTTGTAAARFILSQSGITDVGVQGISGDLTDNYNGQTKVLSLSESTANSTSVAAIGVAAHECGHAVQDHVNYWPMRLRTALVPAANLGSTLSLPIIIVGVLLSYNQALINLGILLFSLALLFQLVTLPVEFNASRRALKILSDGQVLTHDEVPMVRKVLIAAALTYVAGALSTFLQLLRLVLLFGGHRDND; via the coding sequence TTGTTCTATTCATTTTTCGATCCCACATATTTACTGGTCATCATTGGTTTAGCCCTCTCTATGGCAGCTTCTAGTTATGTGAACCGGACTTTTCGCCACTATGATCGGTACCGGAGTCAATCCACGACTACCGGCACGGCTGCCGCGCGCTTCATTTTGTCACAATCAGGAATTACCGATGTCGGTGTGCAAGGCATTAGTGGTGATCTGACCGATAACTACAACGGTCAGACCAAAGTATTGAGTTTGTCAGAGTCGACTGCCAATTCAACTTCTGTAGCAGCGATTGGGGTAGCAGCTCACGAATGCGGCCATGCTGTCCAAGACCATGTCAATTACTGGCCGATGCGTTTACGAACTGCCTTAGTCCCGGCGGCTAATCTAGGTTCTACCCTATCGCTACCAATTATTATTGTCGGCGTCTTATTAAGTTACAACCAAGCTTTGATCAACCTAGGCATTTTGCTCTTTTCACTGGCCTTACTTTTTCAATTAGTGACTTTACCAGTCGAATTCAACGCTTCGCGGCGCGCCTTAAAAATTCTATCTGACGGTCAAGTACTCACTCATGACGAAGTTCCCATGGTGCGTAAAGTGCTGATTGCCGCAGCGTTAACCTATGTCGCAGGTGCACTCTCAACTTTCCTACAACTGCTTCGACTAGTCCTGCTATTCGGCGGTCATCGCGATAATGATTAG
- a CDS encoding alpha/beta hydrolase — protein sequence MKKRSWVAVLGTPIALFSATLIASEKLYNFAFKRVDYVPETSADKQKYADAYWSYVDWLHRQPAQTWQLNLDDEANRLVAKYVPAKNTSRRTVIVSHGYKGDGETMANYAYMFHNMGYNVLLPDDRGHGGSAGQYISFGWQDRRDYLGWIDQVCHQTGSQAEIVLFGVSMGGATVEMMSGENLPNQVKAIIADCGYTSIEEELAYLLKRQFHLPKYPFVPIVSFINRHRMGYFLSDVSSVEQLRHNKRPIFFIHGDKDVYVPSWMLKKNYQAAGGSKELWEVPNATHAESFWIDPAEYQKHVDAFLKRYLTD from the coding sequence ATGAAAAAACGGAGTTGGGTCGCCGTTCTTGGGACCCCGATTGCCTTATTTTCGGCAACCTTAATCGCGAGTGAAAAGTTATATAACTTTGCTTTCAAACGGGTCGACTACGTCCCTGAAACTTCCGCGGACAAACAAAAGTACGCCGACGCTTACTGGTCATACGTGGACTGGCTGCATCGCCAGCCCGCTCAAACTTGGCAACTTAATCTTGATGATGAAGCCAACCGTTTGGTTGCCAAATATGTGCCAGCAAAAAATACCAGCCGCCGCACAGTCATCGTTTCCCATGGCTACAAAGGTGATGGTGAAACGATGGCGAATTATGCTTATATGTTCCATAATATGGGCTACAACGTCCTGCTGCCTGACGATCGAGGACATGGTGGCAGTGCTGGTCAATACATTAGCTTTGGGTGGCAAGATCGCCGGGACTATTTAGGCTGGATCGATCAAGTCTGCCACCAAACCGGGTCACAAGCTGAAATCGTACTATTCGGCGTCAGCATGGGTGGTGCCACCGTTGAAATGATGAGTGGTGAAAACCTGCCAAACCAAGTTAAGGCCATTATCGCCGATTGCGGCTACACCAGTATCGAAGAAGAATTGGCTTATTTACTCAAACGCCAATTTCACTTACCTAAATACCCGTTCGTGCCAATCGTCAGCTTTATCAATCGACACCGGATGGGCTATTTTTTGAGTGACGTTAGTTCTGTCGAACAACTACGACATAATAAGCGACCAATCTTCTTCATTCACGGGGATAAAGACGTTTACGTCCCGAGTTGGATGTTGAAGAAAAACTATCAAGCCGCTGGCGGTTCCAAAGAACTGTGGGAAGTTCCAAACGCGACCCACGCGGAAAGTTTTTGGATTGACCCAGCCGAATATCAAAAACACGTTGATGCTTTTCTCAAACGCTATTTAACCGACTAA
- a CDS encoding DHA2 family efflux MFS transporter permease subunit: protein MITINSSKSKRNSMLAVLLIGAFTMLLTETFFNNALPTIIKIFAVSQSTAQWVSTGYQLVVGLMIPISAWVFHRFNTQWTFLTLSVVFLLGCILGFLAPNFGWLLAGRLIQAIAAGSMIPLIQNVVLMLYPEQSRGTVMGMIGLVVAFGPALGPTVGGWIIDTWGLEWLSGVLIPLVILLIVAAVIWVRPVVIPENTQVDWLSITESSIGFAAILYGFSMIGNIGGVSVGSLLWLVVGIVVLIGFVHRQLTIAEPLINLTVFKNWTFSLTTILSALSNIALLGVELVLPLYLQRVHSLSALTSGLLLLPGALLEGLISPIAGKLYDRFGIKPISLIGFGIIAVGTLPMLFFTPQTALVIVAVAYAFRIIGVATVMMPTFTEGLNALPNELSVHGNAASSTVRQISGSLGTALLMMMVAFGTNSHASASLSTVAQLNHGYWFSFLMAFLMAVAGFILSFWLKAKHTVR from the coding sequence ATGATAACAATCAATTCGAGTAAATCGAAACGCAATAGTATGCTGGCGGTGTTGCTTATCGGCGCCTTCACCATGTTATTGACCGAAACATTTTTCAACAATGCACTACCAACAATCATCAAAATTTTTGCGGTCAGTCAATCGACAGCGCAATGGGTCAGTACTGGTTATCAACTAGTGGTGGGACTGATGATTCCAATTTCTGCCTGGGTCTTTCACCGGTTTAATACGCAATGGACTTTTCTGACACTGTCAGTAGTTTTTCTATTAGGCTGTATTTTAGGCTTTTTAGCGCCAAATTTTGGCTGGTTATTGGCTGGTCGTTTGATTCAGGCCATTGCGGCCGGTTCCATGATTCCGTTGATTCAAAATGTGGTTCTGATGCTTTATCCAGAACAAAGCCGTGGGACGGTGATGGGGATGATTGGGCTAGTGGTTGCGTTTGGTCCTGCTCTTGGACCGACTGTTGGCGGATGGATTATTGATACTTGGGGATTAGAATGGCTTTCTGGCGTGCTGATTCCGCTCGTAATTCTTTTGATCGTTGCAGCAGTAATTTGGGTTCGACCGGTAGTGATACCTGAAAATACCCAAGTGGATTGGCTGTCAATTACAGAATCATCGATTGGGTTTGCAGCCATATTATATGGGTTTTCGATGATTGGTAATATTGGTGGTGTCAGTGTTGGCAGTCTATTGTGGCTAGTGGTTGGAATCGTGGTTTTGATTGGATTTGTTCATCGCCAGTTGACGATTGCTGAGCCACTGATTAATTTAACGGTATTCAAAAATTGGACTTTTAGTTTAACGACTATTCTGAGTGCGTTGAGCAACATTGCGTTATTAGGGGTGGAATTGGTATTGCCGCTGTATCTGCAACGGGTTCATAGCTTATCCGCCTTAACTTCAGGCTTACTGTTATTACCAGGCGCGTTGTTAGAAGGATTAATTAGTCCGATTGCCGGTAAATTATATGACCGTTTTGGCATCAAACCGATCTCTTTGATTGGTTTTGGAATTATTGCGGTGGGTACTTTGCCAATGTTATTTTTCACGCCCCAAACGGCTCTCGTGATCGTTGCAGTGGCGTATGCATTTCGGATTATCGGTGTTGCCACTGTGATGATGCCGACCTTCACGGAAGGATTAAATGCGTTACCTAATGAGCTTTCTGTTCATGGCAATGCCGCATCATCGACGGTTCGGCAAATTTCTGGTTCTTTAGGAACGGCGCTATTGATGATGATGGTGGCCTTTGGGACTAACAGTCATGCTAGTGCGTCGCTCTCGACTGTGGCCCAATTGAATCACGGTTACTGGTTCTCGTTTTTGATGGCCTTTCTAATGGCAGTCGCAGGTTTTATCCTGTCATTTTGGCTGAAAGCAAAACATACTGTTCGTTAA
- a CDS encoding MarR family winged helix-turn-helix transcriptional regulator, with product MAEEFFLNSLGQQLKVLNVLVEKAMNNGLKQLGLNLTGTQVGVLLMVQRRAPMTQKQIELALKLSHPTTRGIVKRLVTTGLVQTRPQVADQRQIVLTLTVTGQTLMANYAEQLQAQVARVEEQLLANLTAADRVSLQHLLTQMIQNMS from the coding sequence ATGGCCGAAGAATTTTTTTTAAACAGTTTAGGCCAACAGCTAAAGGTTTTGAATGTTCTCGTGGAAAAAGCGATGAATAATGGGCTCAAACAGTTGGGTCTCAACTTAACTGGGACGCAGGTTGGGGTCTTGTTGATGGTGCAACGACGGGCACCCATGACGCAAAAACAAATTGAATTGGCGCTGAAATTAAGTCATCCCACGACTCGTGGTATTGTGAAACGTTTAGTGACGACGGGACTGGTTCAGACTAGGCCTCAAGTGGCTGATCAACGGCAAATTGTATTGACCTTAACGGTGACCGGTCAAACTCTGATGGCTAATTACGCTGAGCAACTCCAAGCACAAGTGGCGCGTGTTGAGGAACAATTGCTGGCAAACTTAACGGCAGCAGATCGAGTATCGTTACAGCATTTGTTGACTCAAATGATTCAAAATATGAGCTAG
- a CDS encoding glycerate kinase has translation MQALIAIDSFKNSMTSIQANQTVATAFAEHDIQSQQIAIADGGEGTVAAFLANEPGGETVTVDTVDVAQRPIQATYGYFPTKHLAVIEVAVASGIQFLDESLPPAKTNTYGTGLIIKAAIAHGARKIIIGLGGSGTVDGGAGILRALGYRFYDEQQNELMMVGADLARVVKVDQTAVLPSLATAQFINASDVTNPLTGEQGAAAIFGPQKGLATANVGEYDHAMQNYMRVVTGQVSDHLGDGAAGGIGFALRHFLGAQVKSGFKLIAEISQLAATVQQVDFVISGEGQVDDQSFMGKVPIQISELAQKAGKPCYLLVGNQKGANQAFAEHGVTAVLPIVDHVSTLAEAMQQGPTNLAKMADRLARVLAANH, from the coding sequence ATGCAAGCATTAATTGCCATTGATTCATTTAAAAATTCAATGACCAGTATTCAAGCTAACCAGACCGTAGCGACGGCATTCGCTGAACATGACATTCAGTCACAACAGATCGCCATTGCGGATGGTGGGGAAGGCACGGTCGCGGCATTTTTGGCGAACGAACCCGGCGGCGAAACGGTTACCGTGGACACTGTCGATGTTGCTCAGCGGCCCATTCAAGCAACCTATGGCTATTTTCCAACAAAACACTTAGCCGTGATTGAAGTTGCGGTAGCTTCGGGTATTCAATTCTTAGATGAGTCATTGCCGCCAGCTAAGACGAACACCTATGGCACTGGGCTAATCATCAAAGCCGCCATTGCGCATGGTGCACGGAAAATTATTATCGGTTTAGGTGGTAGTGGCACGGTGGATGGTGGTGCTGGCATTTTGCGTGCCCTGGGCTATCGATTCTATGATGAGCAACAAAATGAGTTAATGATGGTTGGCGCTGATTTGGCACGCGTGGTCAAAGTTGATCAGACCGCCGTTTTACCGAGTTTGGCCACAGCTCAATTCATCAATGCCTCAGATGTGACCAATCCATTAACTGGTGAACAGGGTGCCGCGGCGATTTTTGGCCCGCAAAAAGGGTTAGCAACTGCCAATGTTGGTGAATATGATCATGCAATGCAAAATTATATGCGTGTCGTTACTGGACAAGTGAGCGATCATTTAGGTGATGGTGCGGCCGGTGGTATCGGATTTGCCTTACGCCACTTTTTGGGGGCGCAGGTTAAATCAGGCTTCAAGCTGATTGCTGAAATCAGTCAGTTGGCGGCTACTGTTCAACAAGTTGATTTTGTGATTTCAGGCGAAGGCCAAGTAGATGACCAAAGCTTCATGGGTAAAGTGCCAATTCAGATTAGTGAACTGGCCCAAAAAGCCGGTAAGCCGTGTTACTTATTGGTCGGTAATCAAAAAGGCGCTAATCAAGCTTTTGCCGAACATGGCGTGACGGCTGTTTTGCCCATTGTCGATCACGTTTCGACGTTGGCTGAAGCGATGCAACAAGGACCGACTAACCTTGCCAAAATGGCGGATCGATTAGCACGGGTGTTAGCAGCCAATCACTAA
- the purB gene encoding adenylosuccinate lyase, producing MIDRYTRPEMGKVWSLENQYQAWLEVEIAADEAWAELGKIPASDVAKIRENAKFDVDRIAEIEAVTHHDVVAFTRDVSESLGDERKWVHYGLTSTDVVDTAQGYRLKQANAIIRQDLQDLRATLAQQAKKYKYTVEMGRTHGVHAEPTTFGLKLARWYSEINRDIERFEHAAAGVEAGKISGAVGTFANIPPFVEKFVCDKLGIRAQEISTQVLPRDLHAEYVATLALIATSIEVFATEIRGLQKSETHEVEEFFNKGQKGSSAMPHKRNPIGSENVTGLARVIRGHMLTAYEDVPLWHERDISHSSAERIILPDTTILTDYILTRINKIIGTLTVFPERMKQNMDATYGLIYSQRVLLKLIDTGMSRESAYDLVQPLTAKSWDEQLQFKPLVEGNAEIRQHLDQDAIDDAFDYHYHLRHVDDIFKRLGLDD from the coding sequence ATGATTGATCGTTATACGCGGCCCGAGATGGGCAAAGTGTGGTCCCTGGAAAACCAGTACCAAGCTTGGTTGGAAGTTGAAATTGCTGCCGATGAAGCCTGGGCTGAATTAGGCAAGATTCCAGCAAGTGATGTCGCTAAGATTCGTGAAAATGCTAAGTTTGATGTTGACCGGATTGCGGAGATTGAAGCCGTAACCCATCATGACGTGGTCGCTTTTACCCGCGATGTTTCCGAATCACTCGGTGACGAACGTAAATGGGTCCATTATGGGTTAACCAGTACTGATGTGGTCGATACTGCGCAAGGCTATCGCTTAAAGCAAGCCAATGCGATTATTCGCCAAGATTTACAAGATTTACGAGCAACGTTAGCGCAACAAGCTAAAAAATATAAATATACCGTCGAAATGGGCCGGACACATGGTGTTCACGCCGAACCAACGACCTTTGGACTGAAGTTGGCGCGGTGGTATTCAGAAATCAATCGGGATATCGAACGTTTTGAACATGCAGCTGCCGGAGTTGAAGCGGGTAAAATTAGTGGTGCCGTGGGGACATTCGCCAATATTCCACCGTTTGTCGAAAAATTTGTCTGTGATAAATTAGGAATTCGCGCGCAAGAAATTTCGACCCAAGTTTTACCACGTGATTTGCATGCCGAATACGTCGCGACACTGGCTTTGATTGCCACGAGTATCGAAGTTTTCGCCACAGAAATTCGTGGCTTACAGAAATCTGAGACACATGAAGTTGAAGAATTCTTCAATAAAGGTCAAAAAGGTTCTTCTGCTATGCCACATAAGCGCAACCCAATTGGGTCAGAAAATGTCACTGGTTTAGCACGGGTGATTCGCGGTCATATGTTAACGGCGTATGAAGATGTGCCATTATGGCATGAACGTGATATTTCACATTCCTCCGCTGAACGAATCATTTTACCAGATACGACGATCTTAACGGATTACATTTTAACGCGGATCAATAAGATTATTGGGACGTTGACTGTTTTCCCAGAACGGATGAAGCAAAATATGGATGCGACTTATGGCTTAATTTATAGCCAACGGGTCTTGTTGAAGCTGATTGATACTGGGATGTCACGTGAAAGTGCCTACGATTTGGTACAACCTTTGACGGCGAAATCATGGGACGAACAGCTCCAATTCAAGCCATTAGTTGAAGGCAACGCAGAGATTCGTCAACATTTGGATCAAGATGCCATCGACGACGCGTTCGATTATCATTACCATTTACGACATGTGGATGATATCTTTAAACGTTTAGGATTAGATGATTAA
- a CDS encoding adenylosuccinate synthase — MASVVVVGSQWGDEGKGKITDFLSQEADVVSRYQGGDNAGHTIVFNGKTFKLRLIPSGIFFHDKLSIIGNGVVVNPKSLVEELQYLRDNGVQPDNLRISNRAHVILPYHIVLDGAQEKSKAGGKIGTTNKGIGPAYMDKAERIGIRIADLLDKDTFAQLLKRNLKEKNQIITKLYDLEPLKFEDIFEDYYNYGQQLKPFVTDTSVVINDALDAGKRVLFEGAQGVMLDIDQGTYPYVTSSNPVAGGVTIGSGVGPSKIDNCVGVLKAYTSRVGDGPFPTELFDEVGNFIRETAHEYGTVTKRPRRIGWFDSVVLRHAKRVSGLTHLSLNCLDVLTGLKTIKICTAYDLNGEKIYHYPASLKELEACKPIYDELPGWDEDITGVKTWDELPLNAQKYLQRIEDLVGVKIATFSVGPDREQTNVLNHNIWD; from the coding sequence ATGGCATCAGTCGTAGTAGTAGGTAGCCAATGGGGCGATGAAGGTAAAGGAAAGATCACGGACTTTTTAAGTCAGGAAGCAGATGTGGTATCACGTTACCAAGGTGGCGATAACGCCGGCCACACCATCGTATTTAATGGTAAGACTTTCAAATTACGGTTGATTCCATCTGGTATTTTCTTCCATGATAAGTTAAGTATTATCGGTAACGGTGTCGTGGTCAATCCAAAATCACTTGTTGAAGAACTTCAATATTTACGTGATAACGGTGTTCAACCAGATAACTTACGTATTTCTAACCGTGCCCATGTCATCTTGCCTTACCATATCGTCTTGGACGGCGCCCAAGAAAAGTCAAAAGCCGGTGGCAAGATTGGGACGACCAATAAAGGGATTGGCCCAGCTTACATGGATAAAGCCGAACGGATCGGGATTCGGATTGCCGATTTACTCGACAAGGATACTTTTGCACAACTATTAAAACGTAACTTAAAAGAAAAGAACCAAATCATCACCAAGTTATATGATTTGGAACCCCTTAAATTTGAAGATATTTTTGAAGACTACTATAACTATGGTCAACAATTGAAACCATTTGTGACCGACACTTCAGTGGTCATCAACGATGCGCTCGATGCTGGCAAACGGGTCTTATTTGAAGGCGCCCAAGGGGTCATGCTCGATATTGACCAAGGAACCTACCCCTACGTGACCTCATCTAACCCCGTTGCTGGGGGCGTGACGATTGGTAGTGGCGTCGGACCTTCTAAGATCGATAACTGTGTCGGTGTTTTAAAAGCCTATACGTCACGTGTCGGTGATGGGCCTTTCCCAACGGAACTCTTTGACGAAGTTGGAAACTTCATCCGTGAAACTGCGCATGAATATGGTACCGTCACTAAGCGGCCACGGCGAATTGGCTGGTTTGATAGCGTTGTGTTACGCCATGCCAAACGCGTTTCTGGCTTAACACACCTTAGCTTGAACTGCTTGGACGTGTTAACCGGCTTAAAAACCATCAAAATCTGTACCGCTTATGATTTAAATGGCGAAAAGATCTATCATTATCCAGCCAGTCTTAAAGAACTCGAAGCTTGCAAACCAATTTACGACGAATTACCCGGTTGGGATGAAGATATCACCGGCGTTAAAACTTGGGATGAATTACCCCTTAATGCCCAAAAGTATTTGCAACGCATCGAAGACTTGGTCGGCGTTAAGATCGCGACTTTCTCAGTTGGCCCCGATCGTGAACAAACGAATGTGCTTAACCACAACATCTGGGACTAG
- a CDS encoding GMP reductase: MEIFDYEDIQLIPNKCVINSRSEADTTVALGNRRFKIPVVPANMATVINDDLAKWLASNDYFYIMHRFAPETRRAFIETMHDQKLFASISVGVKPSEHDFIDELATAKIVPEYITIDIAHGHADSVIEMIKHIKQVLPTSFVIAGNVATPAAVRDLENAGADATKVGVGPGKACITKVKTGFGTGGWQLAAVRWCAKAARKPIIADGGVRTNGDIAKSIRFGAAMVMIGSMLAGHQESPGNIIKIDGKTYKQYYGSASETQKGEHKNVEGKQMLVPYRGHLADTLNEMQEDLQSSISYAGGRDLKSITKCDYVVVKNSIYNGD; this comes from the coding sequence ATGGAGATTTTTGATTACGAAGATATTCAATTAATTCCGAACAAATGTGTCATCAACAGTCGCTCAGAAGCCGATACGACCGTCGCGCTTGGCAATCGTCGGTTTAAGATTCCCGTGGTTCCAGCCAATATGGCAACCGTGATCAATGACGATTTAGCCAAATGGCTCGCCAGCAATGATTATTTTTATATCATGCACCGATTTGCGCCTGAAACGCGGCGAGCTTTCATTGAAACCATGCATGATCAAAAACTATTTGCGTCGATTTCCGTTGGCGTTAAACCGAGTGAACATGATTTTATTGATGAACTCGCTACAGCTAAAATTGTCCCCGAATATATCACAATTGATATCGCACACGGCCATGCTGATAGCGTGATCGAGATGATCAAGCATATCAAACAGGTCTTGCCTACTAGTTTTGTCATCGCTGGCAATGTGGCGACTCCTGCAGCTGTCCGTGATTTGGAAAATGCGGGTGCGGATGCCACTAAAGTCGGCGTGGGTCCTGGTAAAGCCTGCATCACTAAGGTCAAAACTGGCTTTGGGACGGGCGGTTGGCAACTTGCCGCCGTACGTTGGTGTGCAAAAGCTGCTAGAAAACCAATCATCGCGGATGGTGGCGTGCGAACTAACGGTGATATCGCCAAGTCAATCCGGTTTGGTGCAGCCATGGTTATGATTGGGTCAATGCTTGCTGGTCATCAAGAATCACCCGGTAACATTATCAAAATTGACGGCAAAACTTACAAACAATATTATGGTTCTGCCAGTGAAACACAAAAAGGCGAACATAAAAACGTTGAAGGTAAACAAATGCTCGTCCCATATCGGGGCCATTTGGCTGACACGTTAAATGAAATGCAAGAAGATCTTCAATCATCGATTTCCTATGCTGGTGGTCGCGACCTCAAGTCCATTACCAAATGTGATTATGTGGTCGTGAAGAACTCCATTTATAACGGAGATTAA
- a CDS encoding tyrosine-protein phosphatase: MEHNRVLRLEHGINFRELGGYETTGGATIKWQKLLRCGGMSLLSKHDLTYLDDYGLRYDIDLRQTNEAKMSPDRYPKRTKYMNTSVYPFSDNRRFDRRLKRLIKRLIIDDSFNAQTYAQMVTDSHPVKVWQNLFATLLANDQPDQSVLFHCAAGKDRTGVAAALIMTALDVPRETILKDYLLTNAVFMAADQLDNDSIITEANNGDLASHFNSALDVEADNLKMVFHVFDDLYGGGLGYLRDVIGLSVADINTLKQLYLENAS; encoded by the coding sequence ATGGAACACAATCGCGTCTTACGTTTGGAACACGGCATCAACTTTCGCGAACTCGGCGGCTACGAGACCACTGGCGGTGCCACGATCAAATGGCAAAAGCTCTTACGCTGTGGCGGTATGTCGCTGTTAAGCAAACATGATCTCACTTATTTAGATGACTACGGCCTCCGCTATGACATTGATCTTCGGCAAACTAATGAAGCCAAGATGTCACCCGACCGCTACCCGAAACGGACAAAATACATGAATACATCCGTCTACCCATTTTCAGATAATCGTCGCTTCGATCGGCGACTCAAGCGACTTATTAAACGCTTGATTATCGATGATAGTTTTAATGCTCAGACCTACGCTCAAATGGTGACGGACAGCCATCCGGTCAAAGTTTGGCAAAATCTCTTCGCCACGTTGCTTGCTAACGATCAACCTGATCAGTCAGTGCTCTTCCACTGTGCGGCGGGCAAAGATCGGACTGGTGTCGCCGCTGCGTTAATCATGACCGCGTTAGACGTGCCGCGAGAAACCATTCTCAAAGACTATTTACTGACGAACGCCGTCTTCATGGCCGCTGATCAGCTCGATAATGACAGCATTATCACAGAAGCCAACAACGGTGACTTAGCCAGTCATTTTAACTCGGCCTTAGATGTGGAAGCTGACAACTTGAAAATGGTCTTTCATGTTTTCGATGATCTCTATGGCGGCGGTCTCGGCTATCTACGCGATGTCATCGGTTTAAGTGTTGCGGATATCAATACTTTGAAACAGCTCTATCTGGAAAACGCATCGTAA
- the cls gene encoding cardiolipin synthase: MQYILPIINVIIVLNAVAAVVTVFRDRRDIAATWAWLLVLIMIPVVGFIAYAFIGRKLPKNRLFRLKKETQIRLEQMIQRQRDELGSDLMPADAVTSSVRGMVSLFLNSDGALLSRKNRVKIYTDGHKKFHDMFQDIEAAKQHIHIEYYTFYNDKIGNELLHLLERKAAQGVDVRVLYDPWGSMGTFRSFFKHLEELGGHARPFLGARSAVLDFRLNFRDHRKIVVTDGRVGYVGGFNVGDQYLGRDKKFGYWRDTHLRIVGSGVFELQERFIRDWNATDTEHRIIPSAEMFPVIKVKGHTSLQIVSSGPDNDGQQIKMGYIKMIMTAQDHLWIQSPYLIPDDSVLDAIRIAAMSGVDVRIMVPDKPDHAFVYRATQYYARELAEAGVKIYYYNNGFIHAKTMVIDGQVASVGSANMDFRSFKLNFEVNAFLYDTVLAQELEAAFLEDQALSSLVTVQDFKDQSFWLKFKQTFSRLLSPIL; encoded by the coding sequence TTGCAATATATTTTGCCAATCATCAATGTCATCATTGTGCTTAACGCGGTGGCAGCGGTTGTGACGGTCTTCCGAGACCGTCGCGATATTGCGGCAACTTGGGCATGGTTGTTAGTTTTGATCATGATTCCAGTCGTCGGTTTTATCGCATACGCGTTTATCGGCCGTAAGCTACCGAAAAATCGCTTGTTCCGTTTGAAAAAAGAGACCCAGATTCGGTTGGAACAGATGATTCAACGTCAACGCGATGAATTAGGGTCGGACCTCATGCCGGCCGATGCGGTTACTAGTTCGGTCCGAGGCATGGTCAGTCTGTTTCTGAATTCAGATGGCGCGTTGTTGAGTCGTAAGAATCGGGTTAAAATTTATACCGATGGTCACAAAAAGTTTCACGATATGTTTCAAGATATTGAAGCGGCTAAGCAACATATTCATATAGAATATTACACATTTTATAATGATAAAATTGGTAACGAACTGTTACATTTGTTGGAACGTAAAGCTGCTCAAGGTGTGGATGTCCGGGTGCTCTACGATCCATGGGGGTCGATGGGAACTTTCCGGAGTTTCTTCAAACACTTAGAAGAACTTGGTGGTCATGCGCGACCATTCTTGGGCGCACGTTCGGCAGTTTTAGACTTTCGATTGAATTTCCGCGATCATCGAAAAATTGTGGTGACGGATGGCCGCGTAGGCTACGTCGGTGGTTTCAACGTGGGTGACCAATATTTAGGTCGTGATAAAAAGTTCGGTTATTGGCGTGATACGCATCTGCGGATTGTGGGCTCAGGAGTCTTCGAATTGCAGGAACGGTTTATTCGTGATTGGAACGCCACGGATACCGAACATCGGATCATTCCTTCAGCGGAGATGTTTCCAGTCATCAAGGTCAAGGGGCATACGTCATTACAAATTGTGTCCAGTGGCCCAGATAATGATGGTCAACAGATCAAAATGGGTTATATCAAAATGATTATGACTGCACAGGATCATTTATGGATTCAATCCCCATATTTGATTCCAGATGACTCAGTTTTGGATGCCATCCGGATCGCTGCCATGTCGGGAGTCGATGTTCGGATCATGGTACCTGATAAACCGGACCACGCCTTTGTTTACCGGGCAACGCAATACTATGCCCGTGAATTAGCAGAAGCTGGCGTAAAAATTTATTATTATAATAATGGGTTTATTCATGCCAAAACGATGGTGATCGATGGGCAAGTTGCCTCAGTTGGTTCGGCAAATATGGATTTCCGTAGCTTTAAATTGAACTTTGAAGTGAATGCTTTCTTGTATGACACGGTCTTAGCGCAGGAGCTGGAAGCAGCCTTTTTGGAAGATCAGGCTTTGAGTAGTTTGGTTACAGTACAAGACTTTAAAGACCAGTCATTCTGGTTGAAGTTCAAGCAAACCTTTTCACGCTTGCTATCACCAATCTTATAG